The Candidatus Delongbacteria bacterium genome has a segment encoding these proteins:
- a CDS encoding DMT family protein, with translation MSMIWRSIGLLALSNIFMTFAWYAHLKNLSHKPWIVAALLSWGIALFEYLLQVPANRIGHQVLSVPQLKILQEVITLTVFVPFSLFYLKEPVKLDYLWAALCILGAVFFMFRERLFSA, from the coding sequence CGCTGAGCAACATCTTCATGACCTTTGCTTGGTACGCCCACCTGAAGAACCTCAGCCACAAGCCTTGGATCGTGGCCGCGCTGCTGAGCTGGGGAATCGCGCTGTTCGAGTACCTGCTGCAGGTGCCGGCCAATCGCATCGGCCACCAGGTGCTCAGCGTTCCGCAGTTGAAAATCCTCCAGGAGGTCATCACGCTGACGGTCTTCGTGCCCTTCTCGCTGTTCTACCTGAAAGAGCCCGTCAAGCTGGACTACCTCTGGGCCGCCCTCTGCATCCTGGGCGCCGTGTTCTTCATGTTCCGCGAGCGGCTGTTCAGCGCCTGA
- a CDS encoding dihydroorotase encodes MPDLHGQDLLLSGRQIWLDGALQPAELEVRAGRVIRVGRPGEGAATDLPRLELGDLWVLPGLVDTQVHFREPGHPEKEDLESGSRAAVAGGMTAFLEMPNTKPLTITAETLADKVARATQRCWCDFGFFMGASPENVEQLAELERLPGCCGVKIFMGSSTGALLLPDDDGLRRALAHGVSRVSVHAEDEPRLKALKAAHSEADHPRWHPVLRDPESARLAVARLLAASEATGRPVHILHMNSAEEMDLLRALPAGVLGGRVTAELTPQHLLLAAPDCYEELGWRAVMNPPIREERHRAALWQAFQDGLIHVLGSDHAPHTRTQKALPYPGAPSGMPGTETLLPLLLDQVLRGAIGLERLVAVLGEGPARAFGMEGKGRIEPGARGDFTVLDPAAEWVLDEENLQSRCGWSSFHGRRLRGRVSRTIIRGRVVYAEGALLGPPRGAPLVFAHGAEA; translated from the coding sequence ATGCCCGATCTCCACGGACAGGACCTGTTGCTCAGCGGCCGCCAGATCTGGCTGGACGGCGCGCTGCAGCCCGCCGAGCTGGAGGTGCGCGCCGGCCGCGTGATCCGTGTCGGCCGGCCGGGCGAAGGAGCGGCTACCGACCTGCCGCGGCTGGAACTGGGGGATCTCTGGGTGCTGCCCGGGCTGGTGGACACCCAGGTGCACTTCCGCGAGCCGGGTCACCCGGAGAAGGAAGACCTGGAGAGTGGCAGCCGCGCGGCGGTGGCCGGCGGGATGACGGCCTTCCTGGAAATGCCCAACACCAAGCCCCTCACCATCACGGCCGAGACGCTGGCGGACAAGGTGGCCCGTGCCACCCAGCGCTGCTGGTGCGACTTCGGCTTCTTCATGGGCGCCTCGCCCGAGAACGTGGAGCAGTTGGCGGAACTGGAGCGGTTGCCCGGCTGCTGCGGCGTGAAGATCTTCATGGGTTCCTCCACGGGCGCGCTGCTGCTGCCCGACGACGACGGCCTGCGGCGGGCCCTCGCCCACGGTGTCTCACGCGTGTCCGTGCACGCGGAGGACGAGCCGCGCCTGAAGGCACTGAAGGCCGCCCATTCGGAGGCGGACCACCCGCGCTGGCATCCCGTGCTGCGCGATCCCGAGAGTGCCCGGCTGGCCGTGGCCCGGCTGCTGGCCGCCTCGGAGGCGACTGGCCGGCCCGTGCACATCCTGCACATGAACAGCGCCGAAGAGATGGACCTGCTGCGCGCCCTGCCCGCGGGCGTGCTGGGTGGGCGGGTCACGGCCGAATTGACTCCCCAGCACCTGCTGCTGGCCGCGCCGGACTGCTATGAGGAACTGGGCTGGCGGGCGGTGATGAACCCGCCGATCCGCGAGGAGCGGCACCGGGCGGCGCTCTGGCAGGCCTTCCAGGACGGGTTGATCCACGTGCTGGGCAGCGATCACGCGCCGCACACGCGGACCCAGAAAGCCCTGCCCTACCCGGGCGCGCCCAGCGGCATGCCGGGCACGGAAACCCTGCTGCCCCTCCTGTTGGATCAGGTGCTGCGGGGTGCCATCGGCCTGGAGCGTTTGGTGGCCGTGCTGGGGGAAGGCCCCGCCCGGGCCTTCGGAATGGAGGGCAAGGGTCGCATCGAGCCGGGCGCGCGGGGCGATTTCACCGTGCTGGACCCGGCCGCCGAGTGGGTCTTGGATGAGGAGAACCTGCAGAGCCGCTGCGGCTGGAGCTCCTTCCACGGCCGGCGGCTGCGCGGCCGCGTCTCACGCACCATCATCCGCGGCCGCGTGGTCTACGCGGAGGGCGCCCTGCTGGGGCCGCCCCGGGGCGCGCCACTGGTCTTTGCCCATGGCGCTGAAGCCTGA